ACTCTGGGAAGGCTGGGGATTGAATGCGATCGCTTTCCCGAAATTGGCTAACTTGATATTCACCATCAATGAGTTGATATACAGAAATGGTCGGGTGTTTGGGGTTCCCAATAAATTTTCTTCCTCCTAAAGCTAGATAATCCACTACCCAATATTCAGGAATACCCATTTCCTCATAATCAGCTAACTTTTTGTAGTAATCATCTCGCCAATTACTACTAACCACTTCAATCACCAATGGAACTGATGCACCTTGAGTAACAGTTGATTGTTTTTTCCATAACTCTTCATTGCCCAAGTTAGCACGATTCAAAATCAAAACATCTGGTGAATAAGCTGATTCGCTTTCAGGTGGTTTCACCAATGCTTGTTTAGGGATAGTATAGGGAAGATTTAGCCGTTTAATCTCAACAGATACTTCTAGAGTCAAAAATCCGCCAATATCTTCATGTTCTCCCAATGGCTGAGGCATTTCAACAATTACCCCATCATGTAATTCATAGCGTCTACCGTCAGGTTTCCACTCGACAAACTCTGCATAAGTTACTACTTTAGCTTTGGTTATGGCTTGAGTCATAAAACCTCAAATATCAGTTATCAGTGAACAGTTAACAGTTATCAGTGAACAGTTATTAAGCCGATTTAATTGGAAATATAGACCCAATTATCTCTCTTGACTGATAACTGATAACTGATAACTGTTAAACTTTGGTGCGGTCTGTTAAAATCTCGTAACCTGTTTGTGTCACTAAGACTGTATGCTCAAATTGGGCTGATAGTGAATTATCTACAGTTACAGCTGTCCATCTGTCAGATAATATTCTGGTATGCTTAGAACCTGCATTCAAAATTGGTTCAATTGCTAAAGTCATTCCAGCACGCAGTTTGACATTTGGCATTTCGCGGGTGCGGAAGTTGAAAACTGAAGGTTCTTCATGTAGATTACGACCAACACCATGTCCGGTAAATTCTTCAACTACACTGAAACCATTGGCTTTTACATGGTCTTCGATTGCTCCCGCCAAGTCAAGTAAATAAGTTCCGTCTTTGACTTGTTCAATACCTTTAAAAAGAGCTTCTTCCGCGACGCGAATCAGTTTTGCCGCATCTGGGGTAACATCACCCACGGCAATTGTAATGCAGGAATCACCATGAAAACCTTGATAATAAGCGCCTGTATCTACTTTTAAGACATCCCCGGTACGAATTACTTTTTTAGCATTGGGGATGCCATGCACTACTTCATTATTAATACTGGAGCAAATAGAACCTTTAAAACCGTGATATCCCTTAAAGCTGGGTGTCGCATCCATTTCGCGGATACGTTTTTCTGCATAAGCATCCAAATCGGCTGTAGTCATTCCTGGTTTGACAAGCTCAGAAATTTCTTTGAGTACAGTCGCCACAATTTTTCCTGATTCCCGCATGATTTCAATTTCACGGGGCGATTTAATTTCAATACCTCGGCGTTGTTTTTTTGCAGGTTGAGGCTGAGTTTTTTGAGCGAGCAAGTTACTGAGAATGTTCATGGGGAATTAATAATTACTGGCGTTTTACTGCTACGGTGGTAGCATTTTTGTTTAATTACAAACTATCTTTAAGTTAACTTATTTTCGCGTTTCCCCAGTTTTGATTTTCTCAATAATCAAATCTAGTAACCATCATTGTGGTTTTCAGGGAACAGGGAAATGGTCAGTTGATGAGAATTTCTCCTTTCATCCCTGCTTCTGTATGTCCTGCTATGGAACAGTGTAATTCGTAACTGCCGGGTTTCATGGGTACAAATACCCATTCTGCTTCACCACCGGGCTGAAGTTCTAGTTCATGAATTGCTCCTTTAACTTCTACTTTGCCGGCTTGGACTTTTTGTGTCCAGATAGCATCTGCAAAGTCTTTGGCCGTGAAATAATGCTTTAATTGGCTGGGATTATTCAGGCGCAATAGATAGCGTTTACCAGGCTCAAATTCTAAATGATCGGGTTCAAATTTGAGTTCGTTAGCAGAATTACCTAAACTAATTGTAATTTCTGTTGCTGGTTGTTTGAGAATGTTGTCTGTGAGGTTGGATGCGATCGCCTGACCATGACTCACAAAACCCAAGCACAGCAACAAACATACTATAGTTATCCGCCAAGTTGTTTGCAGTCCAGCCGGAAAAGATTGGTATAAAATTTTGTGATTTATTTTAAATAACCAAGTCATTATTATCAGTAGCCTTCATAAAAGTTACTCATTAATTATTCTCCATTAACGGGTGCAGATAAATCAAGAACCTCACCCCCAGCCCCTCTCCTTACCAAGGAGAGGGGGGTGTCAATTTCTATGCCAAACAGCGAATAAATTCTAGGGGTAAGCCATCAGTATCAGCAATAAAAGCTACTTCCCAGATGCGATCGCCTATTTGCTGCTGTGTCGGTGCTAAAAGTATTTTCAGGGGTGGTAAATCTGCTACCTCATCTACACGTAATTGTAAATTTGTCAACCAGCTAGGTAAA
The window above is part of the Nodularia spumigena CCY9414 genome. Proteins encoded here:
- a CDS encoding plastocyanin/azurin family copper-binding protein, with product MTWLFKINHKILYQSFPAGLQTTWRITIVCLLLCLGFVSHGQAIASNLTDNILKQPATEITISLGNSANELKFEPDHLEFEPGKRYLLRLNNPSQLKHYFTAKDFADAIWTQKVQAGKVEVKGAIHELELQPGGEAEWVFVPMKPGSYELHCSIAGHTEAGMKGEILIN
- a CDS encoding Uma2 family endonuclease, with the protein product MTQAITKAKVVTYAEFVEWKPDGRRYELHDGVIVEMPQPLGEHEDIGGFLTLEVSVEIKRLNLPYTIPKQALVKPPESESAYSPDVLILNRANLGNEELWKKQSTVTQGASVPLVIEVVSSNWRDDYYKKLADYEEMGIPEYWVVDYLALGGRKFIGNPKHPTISVYQLIDGEYQVSQFRESDRIQSPAFPELNLTPNQIFQVGSDHN
- the map gene encoding type I methionyl aminopeptidase — its product is MNILSNLLAQKTQPQPAKKQRRGIEIKSPREIEIMRESGKIVATVLKEISELVKPGMTTADLDAYAEKRIREMDATPSFKGYHGFKGSICSSINNEVVHGIPNAKKVIRTGDVLKVDTGAYYQGFHGDSCITIAVGDVTPDAAKLIRVAEEALFKGIEQVKDGTYLLDLAGAIEDHVKANGFSVVEEFTGHGVGRNLHEEPSVFNFRTREMPNVKLRAGMTLAIEPILNAGSKHTRILSDRWTAVTVDNSLSAQFEHTVLVTQTGYEILTDRTKV